One window of Triticum dicoccoides isolate Atlit2015 ecotype Zavitan chromosome 5A, WEW_v2.0, whole genome shotgun sequence genomic DNA carries:
- the LOC119299608 gene encoding translation initiation factor eIF-2B subunit epsilon-like encodes MSQKKSRGGAAAREDADELSRSPLQAVLLADSFTLKFRPITLERPKVLLPLVNVPMIDYTLSWLETEGVEEVFVFCCAHAQQVKEHLEEAGWTGKPAAREMAVMAVESHDAISAGDALRVMYGRGLINGDFVLISGDTISNMSLKEVLQEHKDRRKKDPLAVMTMIIKHSKPSILTHQTRLGNDEIVMALASETKELLYYEDRADGSHLCVTIDKDILANNPTLQLHNNMEDCYIDICSPDVLSLFTDNFDYQHLRRHFVKGLLVDDIMGYKIYTHEIHSSYAARIDNFRSYDAVSKDIIQRWTYPMVPDVLSFGNCHEMKLHRQGIYKASDVTLSHSAQIGANSVIGNATSIGEQCKISNSVIGEGCSIGKNVLIHGSYIWDNVIIEDGCKVSNSLVCDDVHLRAGAIVEPGCILSFKIKVRKNVVVPAYSKVSLLDKPSNEDSDEELEYADTNSGVTDSAPFSSTRSNADHPTILSEDDDLGASETGTSGVLGYIWASGDTGNLEEWRQSIAPIPKEKLQELQHAVSVDGDVGSEEDLNNRPFEADRDNDSEINVIEDDDYTKFEKEVEETFQRAVDGVHQDNLILEINALRLSYSLQHADCAGAVFYSIMRAALVAAQSTNDSLLKSTADALTKWKDLLRNYTKTVDEEMEILLKFEEMCQEITKEFSPLFSKILPYLYDKEIVSEDAILRWAEEKENADELDKIFVKQSDVFIQWLKEAEEEDEDDEEEE; translated from the exons atgtCTCAGAAGAAGTCGCGCGGCGGAGCCGCCGCCCGAGAAGACGCCGATGAGCTCTCGCGCTCGCCCCTCCAGGCCGTCCTCCTCGCCGACAGCTTCACGCTCAAGTTCCGCCCCATCACCCTCGAGCGCCCCAAG GTGCTGCTGCCGCTGGTGAACGTGCCCATGATCGACTACACGCTGTCCTGGTTGGAGACCGAGGGCGTTGAGGAGGTCTTCGTCTTCTGCTGTGCGCACGCGCAGCAGGTCAAGGAGCACCTGGAGGAGGCGGGCTGGACTGGGAAGCCCGCGGCCCGGGAGATGGCCGTCATGGCCGTCGAGTCGCATGATGCGATCAGTGCAGGCGATGCTCTCCGCGTCATGTACGGCCGTGGCCTT ATAAATGGTGATTTTGTTCTCATCAGCGGTGATACAATCAGCAACATGAGCTTAAAAGAGGTTCTCCAGGAACACAAGGACAGAAGGAAAAAGGACCCACTTGCTGTTATGACTATGATTATAAAGCATTCAAAACCTTCAATCCTGACACACCAGACACGTTTGGGCAATGATGAAATTGTTATGGCGCTAGCATCTGAGACAAAGGAGCTACTTTATTATGAGGATAGGGCAGATGGCTCACACCTGTGCGTGACAATTGATAAGGATATACTGGCCAATAATCCTACTCTCCAGCTGCATAATAACATGGAG GATTGCTATATTGATATCTGCTCGCCGGATGTCCTTAGTCTTTTTACCGATAACTTTGACTATCAACATCTCCGGCGTCATTTTGTGAAGGGTTTACTTGTTGACGAT ATTATGGGATACAAAATCTATACTCATGAAATACACTCCAGCTATGCTGCAAGAATAGATAATTTCAGGAGTTATGATGCCGTGAGCAAAGATATAATACAAAGATGGACATACCCTATGGTGCCTGATGTGTTATCCTTTGGTAACTGCCATGAAATGAAACTTCACCGCCAAGGAATTTACAAGGCATCAG ATGTAACATTGTCGCATTCTGCACAAATTGGTGCGAATTCTGTTATTGGCAATGCAACAAGTATTGGAGAGCAGTGCAAGATATCGAATTCGGTAATTGGGGAAGGTTGCAGTATTGGGAAAAACGTTCTCATTCACGGTTCGTATATATGGGATAATGTCATAATTGAAGATGGATGCAAAGTGAGTAACTCCTTAGTCTGTGATGATGTGCATCTAAGGGCAGGGGCAATTGTTGAGCCTGGCTGCATATTGTCGTTTAAG ATTAAAGTTCGAAAGAATGTTGTTGTTCCTGCCTATTCAAAAGTGTCACTACTTGACAAGCCTTCAAATGAAGATAGTGATGAGGAACTTGAGTATGCTGACACCAATTCTGGAGTTACAGATAGTGCAC CCTTTTCCAGCACTAGGAGTAATGCCGACCACCCTACCATCTTATCGGAAGATGATGACTTAGGGGCATCTGAG acTGGTACCTCTGGTGTCCTTGGTTACATATGGGCAAGTGGTGATACTGGAAATCTGGAGGAGTGGAGACAATCAATTGCTCCAATTCCTAAAGAAAAACTTCAAGAGTTGCAGCATGCTGTTTCTGTTGACGGTGATGTTGGATCAGAAGAAGACTTGAACAACCGTCCATTTGAAGCAGACCGCGACAATGATTCGGAGATCAATGTGATTGAGGATGATGATTATACTAAGTTTGAGAAAGAG GTTGAAGAGACTTTCCAACGGGCAGTTGATGGGGTTCATCAAGATAATTTGATACTGGAAATCAACGCGCTCAG gTTGTCTTATAGCCTTCAACACGCAGATTGTGCTGGAGCAGTTTTCTATTCAATAATGAGGGCTGCATTAGTTGCTGCACAATCTACTAATG ataGTCTTCTAAAGTCAACTGCGGACGCACTTACCAAGTGGAAGGATCTTTTACGCAATTACACCAAGACAGTTGATGAGGAG ATGGAAATACTATTGAAGTTTGAGGAAATGTGTCAAGAGATAACAAAAGAATTTTCTCCACTGTTTTCGAAG ATCTTGCCTTACCTCTATGATAAGGAGATAGTTAGTGAAGATGCAATTTTGAGATGGGCGGAAGAAAAAGAAAATGCCGACGAGCTGGATAAAATTTTCGTTAAACAGTCTGATGTTTTTATTCAG TGGCTCAAGGAagctgaagaggaagatgaagatgacgaGGAAGAAGAGTAG